Proteins co-encoded in one Symmachiella macrocystis genomic window:
- a CDS encoding YkgJ family cysteine cluster protein → MVWVSDEELHQIAEFLDEPVGGVKIEHTKLFAGRRTLKDFANGDCTFFDPEKRGCTIYPVRPIQCRTWPFWESNLESEAEWEDLKRECPGAGQGNFFSLEQIEAEAAKIQI, encoded by the coding sequence GTGGTTTGGGTTTCCGACGAGGAGTTGCACCAAATCGCCGAATTCCTCGACGAGCCGGTCGGTGGGGTTAAGATCGAACACACAAAGCTCTTCGCAGGTCGCCGCACGCTCAAAGATTTTGCCAACGGAGACTGCACGTTTTTCGATCCGGAAAAACGGGGCTGCACAATCTATCCGGTCCGTCCCATCCAATGTCGCACCTGGCCCTTCTGGGAATCGAATCTCGAAAGCGAAGCGGAGTGGGAAGATTTGAAGCGAGAATGTCCCGGCGCTGGGCAAGGGAATTTCTTCAGCCTAGAGCAGATCGAAGCGGAAGCGGCGAAGATTCAGATCTGA
- a CDS encoding HU family DNA-binding protein, producing the protein MTKKEIVKAISEEIGLTQLKTKEIVQKTFDAIVETLVRDGRIELRNFGVFEVKKRAARKARNPRTGDKVFVPEKFVVTFKPGKEMEEKVLQLEVEAAQSALAQQHGTQAAGGETPPSTNASNTESGNTNSLPGQTAYPNSVASVSSHDSHNPG; encoded by the coding sequence GTGACCAAAAAAGAAATCGTCAAAGCCATTTCCGAGGAAATTGGGCTGACACAACTGAAGACGAAAGAGATCGTCCAGAAGACCTTCGATGCCATCGTAGAAACCCTAGTCCGCGACGGGCGGATTGAGTTGCGAAACTTTGGTGTTTTCGAGGTCAAGAAACGGGCTGCGCGTAAAGCACGCAATCCGCGGACCGGCGATAAAGTCTTTGTGCCAGAGAAGTTCGTTGTCACGTTCAAACCGGGCAAGGAAATGGAAGAGAAGGTCCTGCAGTTGGAAGTCGAAGCCGCGCAATCGGCTTTGGCGCAACAACATGGGACACAAGCGGCGGGCGGAGAAACACCTCCCAGTACGAATGCGTCGAATACCGAGTCGGGCAACACAAATTCCCTGCCGGGCCAAACGGCCTATCCCAATTCGGTCGCCTCGGTCAGTTCGCACGATTCGCACAACCCGGGCTAG
- a CDS encoding dihydroorotate dehydrogenase, with protein sequence MPQLSVQLNRLKLANPILVASGTFGYAREMAAFVDFKQLGGIIPKTLTAAPRIGNPPPRTVEASSGLLNSIGLDNDGIDAFLAKTLDYLLGLETAIIVNIAGRNTEEFVQMAAKVGQHKQVAGLELNISCPNVSGGVDFGTDPRLAAEVVSQVRNACDLPVIAKLTPNVTSVVEIAQAAAEAGADAVSLVNTFQGMAIDWRRRKPILGNVIGGLSGPAIKPLALRIIWQVAQAVNVPIIGIGGIQSIDDVMEFLIAGASAVQIGTANFYNPGLAQQLVTELTEILTEQNCQSLGDIVGTLQIPAR encoded by the coding sequence GTGCCTCAACTCAGCGTCCAACTCAACCGCCTTAAATTGGCAAATCCGATTCTCGTGGCTTCCGGCACCTTTGGATATGCCCGCGAAATGGCCGCTTTTGTCGATTTCAAACAATTGGGCGGCATCATTCCCAAAACGCTCACAGCTGCGCCGCGAATCGGCAATCCCCCCCCACGGACGGTCGAAGCCTCATCCGGGCTGCTCAACTCCATCGGCCTGGATAATGATGGGATCGACGCCTTTCTCGCCAAGACGTTGGATTATCTTCTCGGCTTAGAGACCGCCATCATCGTGAACATTGCGGGGCGGAATACCGAAGAATTCGTGCAGATGGCTGCCAAGGTTGGGCAGCACAAGCAGGTTGCCGGCTTGGAGTTGAACATCTCCTGCCCCAACGTCAGCGGCGGCGTCGATTTTGGCACCGATCCCCGACTGGCAGCTGAGGTCGTCTCGCAGGTTCGCAATGCGTGTGACTTGCCGGTCATCGCCAAATTGACTCCCAACGTGACGAGCGTCGTGGAAATCGCTCAGGCTGCCGCCGAGGCGGGTGCCGACGCGGTTTCGTTGGTGAACACCTTTCAAGGCATGGCAATCGATTGGCGGCGTCGCAAACCGATTCTGGGAAATGTCATCGGCGGCCTGAGCGGCCCGGCGATTAAGCCGCTGGCGCTGCGGATCATCTGGCAGGTGGCACAAGCCGTCAATGTTCCCATCATCGGCATCGGTGGAATTCAATCGATCGACGACGTCATGGAATTCCTGATCGCCGGAGCATCGGCGGTTCAAATTGGCACGGCAAATTTCTACAATCCAGGACTAGCGCAGCAATTGGTCACCGAATTGACCGAAATTTTGACCGAGCAAAACTGTCAATCTCTCGGCGACATCGTCGGCACATTGCAGATTCCCGCACGTTAA
- the trpS gene encoding tryptophan--tRNA ligase, whose product MRVLSGIQPTGRFHWGNYFGAISQYIALQNNDQAFYFIADLHALTTIRDAELLQEHTHDAAVDLLALGLDPQQATLFLQSDVPEVTELTWLLMTVTQMSLLEKCHAYKDKKAKGLSADAGLFTYPVLMAADILLYDSDVVPVGADQVQHIEVTRDIAQRFNVTYETEALTLPTGHTLDATAKVPGTDGEKMSKSYGNTIEVFEAPKKMRKKVMSIKTDSKTVEEPKDPETCPVFALYQLFAEEAQQTELAGRYRAGGMGYGDAKKAVYEAALAYFADARERREELEKDPDTVRDILRDGATVARAKGQEVLERVRSACGLSAQK is encoded by the coding sequence ATGCGAGTTCTTTCTGGAATTCAACCGACCGGCCGATTTCATTGGGGCAACTATTTCGGCGCCATCTCCCAATACATCGCCCTGCAAAACAACGATCAAGCGTTCTACTTCATCGCCGACCTGCATGCGCTGACCACGATTCGCGATGCTGAGTTGTTACAGGAGCATACGCACGATGCAGCGGTGGACCTGCTGGCCTTGGGCCTCGATCCCCAACAGGCGACGCTGTTCCTGCAATCGGACGTGCCTGAAGTCACAGAACTGACGTGGTTGCTGATGACGGTCACGCAAATGAGCCTGCTGGAAAAATGCCACGCCTATAAAGACAAAAAGGCGAAGGGTCTGTCAGCCGACGCAGGCCTGTTCACCTATCCGGTCCTGATGGCCGCCGACATTTTGCTGTACGATAGCGATGTGGTCCCCGTCGGAGCCGATCAAGTTCAGCATATCGAAGTCACGCGCGACATCGCGCAGCGATTCAATGTGACCTACGAGACTGAAGCATTGACGCTGCCCACCGGACACACACTCGACGCCACCGCCAAGGTCCCCGGCACGGATGGCGAAAAGATGTCGAAGAGTTACGGCAACACGATCGAGGTCTTCGAAGCGCCCAAGAAAATGCGCAAAAAAGTCATGTCGATCAAAACCGATTCGAAGACGGTTGAAGAACCTAAAGATCCTGAAACGTGTCCGGTGTTCGCTTTGTACCAGCTCTTTGCCGAGGAAGCCCAACAAACCGAACTGGCCGGGCGGTATCGCGCCGGGGGAATGGGTTACGGTGATGCAAAAAAAGCAGTGTACGAAGCAGCCTTGGCCTACTTTGCCGACGCGCGTGAGCGCCGCGAGGAATTGGAGAAAGACCCCGACACGGTCCGCGATATTCTGCGCGACGGCGCAACCGTGGCGCGGGCCAAGGGACAAGAGGTGCTGGAACGTGTGCGATCTGCTTGTGGGCTCAGCGCGCAAAAATGA